tcactatagtcattAATTATTGGCGCTACGActggggtgatgccccccttccgttccccACTCTagtctggtgcatgacacgtcgaccggATGCTGGCtttcccacatgtcggcgaagtaagaaggagcaaagaatcatgcggtatatatagtgtatatactagtactactcacgtcggaggagtgcagaccacggcagcccagtgaactagCAGGCGATAGGGcatagaaaacaatgtggtgaacttggtcggatcacacgaggggcccagagtatatctctcctggtcggaggggcaaatcccatcttgctcgaccatgtctcgtagcatgggtctggacaattccgaaacctacctttgtaactacccagtcacggagtagcgtttggttgGCCTAAAGCAAGTTTGTCACCATCCCATTTACATGCGCCaactcaggtcttaggacatagaacgtatgttgtactagagactcacagatgacatatcgctgcatCTCATAGTTAGGTCTGTCCGACTcagaccttatctcgactcggatccaactatgtcgaatccgaccagatccatctgagtccatattatccggttagcatccaatgcttcatggctagtgagaccaagccaccgaccgtgtcatatgctagtctagtcggctgcgcatccacacagccctttcgactagggaccttttaggacagtcatcatacaatgcatagtcccacaaacaagtcacgtacttgctgatacacatcattgataatgtccaaggactatctttattcataaacacataggaaatatcatcatacatgattgcctctagggcatatctccagcaggaagtgttccatacccttatTTAATGGGAATTGaaacctcccacttatgattagcccctctcgcaagcatccccaactatgaaagaagaattaagataaatctaaccatagcatgaaacatctggatccaaatcagccccttacgaagcaacgcataaactagggtttaagcttatgtcactctagcaacccatcatctacttataaCTTCCGAGTGCcatcccctaggcccaaatcaaggtgaagtgtcatgtagtcgacgttcacataacaccactagaggaaagacaacatacatctcatcaaaatatcgaacgaataccaaattcacatgattacttataacaagacttctccgatgtcctcgggaacaaacgtaactactcacaaagcatgttcTTGTTGAAGAttagaggggtattgaatatcattaaggatctgaacatatgatcttccaccaaataaaccaactagcatcaactacaaggagtaatcaacactactagcaacccacaggtaccaatctaaggttttgagccaaagattgaatacaagagataaactagggtttgagaggagatggtgctggtgaatatgttgatgaagattgaccctccattgatgagaggatcgttggtgatgacaatggcttCGATCTCCCCCAcccagagggaagtttccccggcagcaTAGCTCCATCGGAtccctagattgcttctgcccatGTTCGGCCTCgggacggcggcgcttcgtcccgaaagctcccttatgattttttttctaggtcaaaaccctCCACATAGCAGAAGATGGGGACCATACGATGGCCAGGGGGGCCACAAGCCCTGGGgagtagggcacgccctccaagTTTGTggccatccggtgggtccccttctgttgtttcttcgctcaatatttttcatatattccaaaataattctccgtaaagtttcaggacatttggagttgtgcagaataggtatcccagatttgctcctttccagtccagaattccagctgtcggcattctccatcttcatgtaaatcttataaaataagagagagaaaggcataagtattgtaccacAATGTGAAATAAaagtccataatgcaataaatatcaacataaaagcatgatgcaaaatgtacgtatcaactcccccaagcttagacctcgtttgtcctcaagcgaaagccgaaatcgataatcatgtccacatgtttagagatagaggtgtccataaaataaaatacggacatgagggcatcatgattatgtTTAGAACAGCAACATGTTGTCATATAACTTCTTATGCTAAAGTGACAATTCATTCACAAAGAACAGTATAAGCCAAAGAACTTTATTAAagactaacaaactatgatctcagtcactgaagcaattgcaatttattataatatcggaaagagtcaatataagagcttttatgtaacaagttcacatactcaaccatcatttaatctttcataattgctaacactcacgcgatacttatgagatcaaagcttcaatcagacacatagaaagataggagcttatagtttcgcctcccaaccttttacctcaaggtaATGTCAACAATGATAATTTATGAtcacctacatccgagtggatatgtATGTCTGGATCTTTccccaacacatagtgcttgccaaaaagaaaatgtgtaaaaaggaaaggtgaagatcaccatgactcttgtataaaggtcagaaataaaaataaaagataggcccttcgcagagggaagcataggttgtcatgcgcttttatggttggatgcacaaaatcttaatgcaaaagaacgtcactttatattgccgcttgtgataaagaaatttattatgcagtccgttgcttttatttcttccatatcacaagtttgTATAAAGTTTATTTCCTCACACTAAAaggtcatacatatttagagagcaaattttattgcttgcaccgatgacaacttacttgaaggatcttactcaatccatagatAGATATAGTGCACTCTCATGTCAAAACTGGGTTGAagatttttggatgcacaagtagtatctctacttggtgcaaaagaTTTGGCTAGCAGAGGATGagaagcaagctcaacatgttggaggatccacgacaatataacttctattcggatataagaaaacataactcattatgttgtattccttgcccaacaccaactttttagcatataatattttaatgagtgctcacaatcacaaaagatgtccacgatagtatatttatatgtgagacctctctttctttattacttcctattaattgcaacaatgaccaaaactatgtttgtcaactctcaacaaattTCATGTGacatacttcttatatgtgaagtcatcaccTTCAATAAGATtgtatataatatttttatttctttttattatttttattctTTTCCAAGATCaaagcaagaaagcaaagccctcaactcaaaactactctttactATTTAACTctcagactcgattacatagatggATCACAAAGAAAAACTCAAACACTAAATCATAcgaaaacttttattctactagatgaCGGTAaaaccaaaaggatcaaactaagataagcgataaaagtaaagatgtgatggtgatacgataccggggcacctcccccaagcttggcacaagccaagggggtgcccatacccatgtactcAAGTCTCCTTCCTCGAAGGTGATGGTGATGAGGTTGATGATGTGGAAGGCCTATCCTCtgtcttccaaggcataggctcaccatcataaaAGGATTAACGAATCTCCGGAATCCTCAAAtatgcagccaaactcatcctatTAAATATGTATTCATagtcacagttttggttttgcaggtcatagatctgggcatGGAGATGCTCGTTTTTCTTATGAAGCTTGGAGATGGCCTCTCCAATATCCTTGGTGTCCAGCTTGTGGTCACGGGTGAATTTCGTGATCATGGAatggttggcgttgagtccgtgttccaccatcccttggcacttcAAGACCTCCTGCTCCAATGCTTCGAGCCTGgcctccacgcttccggtcctccgttGCCCCAGAATGTCCCGGATGTGGAGCATCctctcacgcatctcaatggatTGAGGGTGTTGCATCACCTCTGGAAAGTAGGGGTTGATGAACTTCTCAtaaaacttgtccttgggggctcTTGGAGAAGTCATGGCGATCTAGATCTGTCAAAAAAGGATATTgtcgtgatacggtggtcaaaacatccgggagattatataatgaatttttaccgtgCAAAACAAGTATTCTGGGAGAAAACAGACTCCAAGGGCACATGAGGTGGCCACAAGcttgggaggcgcgcccagggggtagggcgcaccacCAAGGCTTGTCGCCTCCTCGTGCACTATttggactacttcttattttcctaattttttaaatattccaaaatggagtaaaattgcctttgaaaacTTTTGGAgccggtttacttaccgtatcacatacctattccttttcagagttctCGAGCATGCTGGAAAGTTTCCCTTATGTACTTCTCTGGTGTCATGGTAtgaataatattagtttcaacatttatgagAGTACTTGaaatataatgtttgattctttgcccattcaccaccttcgggtTATTGCCCTCAGCATTGTTGATCTTGATGGAACCGGAACGAAAAACTTCCTCAATAATGTAAGGCCCTTCCCATTGAGAGAGAAGTTCtcttgcaaaaaatcttaaacgggaGTTGTATAGCAAGACTTGGTCACCTACATTAaattcacgcttttgtatccttttgtcatgccatattttaactttttctttaaacaatttgtcattttcatatgcttgggttctccattcatcgagtgagctaatgtcaaataacctctatTCACCGGCAAGATTGAAaccatagttgagctctttaatttcCCAATAAGCTTTGTGTTCTAATTCCAGAGGTAGGTGACATGCTTTCCCATAAACCagtttatatggagacatacccataagattcttataagcagttctataatcCCATAATGCAACATCAAGTTTCTTATACCAATTCTTCCTAGAtgtattaacagtcttttgcaagatcAATTTTATTTCTTTGTTACTTAATTCTAATTGACCACTAGAGtgaggatgataaggagatgcaattctatggttaacatcatacttagcaagcaatttacggaaagcaccatgaataaagtgtgaaccaccatcagtcattaactatctagggactccaaacctcagaaaataacttctttaagcattttaatagaagtgttgtgatcagcactactacttggaatagcttctacccacttagtaacgtgaTCAATAAGaactaaaatatgagtatacccattagaggatggaaaaggtcccatgtaatcaaatccccaagcatcaaatggttcaataacaagtgaataattcattgGCATTTCCTCACATCTACTAATGTTACAAAttatttgacattcatcacaagacaagaaaaacttacgagcatctttgaagagagtaggccaataaaaacagattgtaataccttgtaTACAGTTCggtctccagcatggtgtcctccgtaagcatcggagtgacacttgcgtaggattttTTCCTATTCATGCtgaggtacacaatgtctaacaACACCATCTACTCATTCTTTaaaaaggtgtgggtcatcccagaagtaatatcttaaatcatagaaaaactttttcttttgttggtatgagaaactaggtggtataaatttagcaacgatgtaattagcatagtctgcATACCATGGGGTActacgagaagtatttatgatagctaattgttcatcaggaaagctatcatcaataggtagtgggtcatcaacaatattttctaacatagacaagttgtctgctacagggttctcagctcccttactatcagtaatatgcaaatcaaattcttgtagcaagagaacccacctaatgagtcaaGATTTAGCATCTTTCtattccataaggtatttaatagcagcatgatcagtgtgaacaattaatttagaatcaacaatataagatctgaatttatcacaagcaaacacaactgctaaaaattcttttttagtagtagcataatttcattgagcactgtctagagttctACTAGCATAACAggtaacatttaatttcttatcaactctttgtcctagaacagcaccaacagcataatcactagcatcacacataatttcaaagggtaggttccaatcaggtggttgaacaatagttGCAGAAATTAGGActttcttaagtatttcgaaggcttctaaacaatcatcaccaaaaacaaatggaacatctttCTTCCAAAAGATTAGTgtgaggcctagaaattttagaaaagtcattaataaatctcctatagaaaccagcatgaccaaggaagcttcttatacctttgatatctttaggacacgatattttttcaatagcatctgctttagctttatcaacttcaatacctctttcggagattttatgcccctagacaataccttcattaaccataaagtggcacttctcccaattcaagagaAGATTAGTTtcctcacatctctgcaaaactcgatcaaggttgcttaagcaatcatcaaaagaagttccatatacggaaaaaatcatccatgataacctcaacaatcttttcacaaaagtcagagaatatagcagtcatacatatttgaaaggtagcaggtgcattacatagaccaaaaggcatacatctataagaaAAGTACCAAAAGGACATGTAAAATTagttttttcttgatcctcttgtgacacatgtatttgagaaaaccagaatatccatctaAAAATCAAAAGTGTGTATGTTTTGATAGTcgttctagcatttgatcaacgAAAGGTAAAGGATAATGATCTTtactagtagctttgtttaattttctaaaatcaattaccatcc
This sequence is a window from Aegilops tauschii subsp. strangulata cultivar AL8/78 chromosome 7, Aet v6.0, whole genome shotgun sequence. Protein-coding genes within it:
- the LOC109756428 gene encoding uncharacterized protein, with the protein product MTSPRAPKDKFYEKFINPYFPEVMQHPQSIEMRERMLHIRDILGQRRTGSVEARLEALEQEVLKCQGMVEHGLNANHSMITKFTRDHKLDTKDIGEAISKLHKKNEHLHAQIYDLQNQNCDYEYIFNRMSLAAYLRIPEIR